GGAACCTAAGCGGTGAAAattatacatattttgaaactcGATTTGAAATTATAAAGGAAAATGTGGAAAAGAAAGCATGTTTTAATCTAAGCGTTTTTAATAGCATCACAAAATACAGTTTCAGTACTCAAAATCATTCGATATCACAATTCCGGTGCGCTCCGAAATCCATTGGAGATAGGGAGTGATTCTGGTGAATATGGCTGGCCATCCCGAGTTGCAACCGAACAGGGGCAGCGAGGAGAAAATTCCGATCAGCGTGCTTCCACCGTCGGGGTCGGCAACAGTCAGAGGGCCACCCTGATCCCCCTGGCACGGTGATCCCAACTCGGTTGAGGTACAGATATGGAAATCAGTTATTCCGCCAAGCTGTTGCAGCAGGCAGACGGCATTCGACATGACTGGCATCCGAACCCTACGCAGGTCGTACAGCGGCAGAATTTCATTGCTGTTCTGCCACTGGTGTCCCCAACCGGAAGTCGAGGCAAGTTGACCCTGGAAGCTCAAAAACACCTGTCGCCAGTTTGGGAGACGGACTGGACGAACTCGGGGTGAAACGGTTGCTGGCTGAGAAAGTTCCAGCAGAGCGATGTCGTTGAAGAAGAATCCTGGTTCGTATTCCGGATGCAGGATCAAAGTAGTGGCTGGGATGATTTCTGCCGGTTCGGTTTGATTGGTGGCTCCTAAGAGGACCGTGGCTGGGGAAGGGCCTCTGCAAGTGTTCGAGATAGAGTTAGGGTATGAACTTTTCTGGTCTTGTGAAAAACTTACGTGATGAAGCAGTTTGCAGCCGTCAGAACATAGTTCGTAGAAATCAGAGTTCCACCGCACCACCTCGTGCCAGTTGGCAAACTCATGATGATTCCGACAACGTATGGGATTTCTCCATCGGCAACGATCTCACCCCCAGTGATGAATGGATTAGGAACATCTTCTTTAGAAAAATGCTGGTCTTCGGCAAGCGGTAGCTTATGGATGGTAGCACTTTTCCCGAGAGCAGATGCACTCAGGGCCACCAGGAGACAAGTTATCACTAAACGGGCGTCCATAGTCTGGGGACGAGCGGTTGGAATTTCTGAATGGAATCGACTAAACGCTAAGCGTGATAGTGAACCGAATTTATACAATCGATTTAATCCATCGTGTCTGTGGGTTGGATAATTAACTGATTACGGTAAGGTGATTTTCGAGACCGAAACGGACACTTTTGGAAATCTGCTTGATGGATTCGACACGGTTGTAAACAATAGGGTCCGATAACCTTCATTCACGTGTCGATCGACGGATGTTGTTTTCTGGAACTTTTCGTAGGGATATTTCTCAGTTTCACTTTAGAGAAGGTTTAattaacaacaatttttaaattttcaatgtaaGACGACTCTATTGATGATTCATTCTAATTAGGTTGATTCacctttcaatttttatctattttgaaaacattcagATAACAGTGCCTTACTACAATTTAGGCTCCAATCGGAACATTTGTATGATATGATATCCAGTCCAGATAAGCACCGACTCGGGAATAAACTGCAGGGAAACCATTCTCGCAACCGTCAATGGACCCATAAGAAACGACTCCAATCTAAACAATTTGAAAGATTATAATCAGGATAATCAACGGGATAAGCTTCATATTACCAGAGTTGTTTGACCATTGATGACAGCAGTTAGTGGTCCACCGGAGTCTCCCTGACACGCATTCCGGCCGTGCTCTCCAGAAACACACACGTGAAAACCATGAATCATATTTGGAAAAACCTTCTCACAGGCCTCGTTCGATATGACTGGATTACTCACGAAACGTAGCTGCAGCTTGATATCCTCAGAGATTTCTTCATACTCTTCACTACCCAAAGCTCCCCATCCGGAAACAGTTGCTTCCACACCAACAAGATCCATCTGAGCTTCCGACTTAGAAGGCAACCTTATCGGTTTTACTCTGTCGCTTAGCTTGAGAACAATCGGAAGTCTCAAAATGGCAATATCATTTGTAACATCAACTGGGTTATATTTGGGATGCACCAACATATCATGAAACGTAACCGGTATTTCAATGCCAGCTGGATCTCCGGGAAAACTTATGGTATTTGTTCCGACGATAACGGTTCCGTCGATTGCACCACCCAAACAGTGCGAAGCACTTAGCAGATACTCTTCTGAAATTAGCACCCCACCACAAAGCGTCCCTGACCCATCAGGAAAATTCACTAAAATGGCCACCTGAAACGGAAATTGCTTCCCATTTGCCACGACACCACCCGCTATCGCTGGAACAACTGCACTTTGCATTCTCAGATCGAAAGGCAATTTCTTAATAAAATACGTGGAGGATTTCAACGATCTAGCAGGCGGTTTAGCAAACACGATTGAGCCCTTCGATACCATGGTGACGACAATGACCCCCAGAAGTAAACCTCTAAAGAACATGGTTGCTGCGATTGCCCTTTTCAATTCACCGCGATTGCTTCGTCCGActataaaatgaagaaaatactGACCACATTCAATCGGGGCAATCGTTTTTATCGTCTTTACTAGCAGCAGGTGATATCTATTCTTCTGCAGAACTTGTCGTCTACAGATCGGTGCGCTGAGATAAAATTGTTTTCGGAAATACCGTGTGGCGTCCGTTGGGATGGCCTAGGGCGACCATGAGGGCTGGAAACATTCTGAAAAGCTATGGAAGAAATAGTATCCCTAGTTTGCTtgtcttaattgaaaatttacgaCATTCTGCAGTGAATGGGAAATGAAATCTCGTATAACTGAGtaggaattttaaatcaaaatgattttaaCGTTCAAACAGCAACTTAAAGGTCAGTTAGAACAAAATTATAGCACGAAAGTATTTTGTCCTCATTCGAATATGTATCTAAaaagactgtactcgaaaaaataGAGGCACACAGTAAAATATGAACGAATTGCTGAATTGCTTTCGACGACCATTTTTCATACGTAAGTAAGTTCGTTCTTTAACGattaaagggtgttcggatcaaaaagtggtcggACTAAATAGCGTGTAAATCgagtattttttcattaaaaaaatcaaagtatctttCTTTTAGAAGTTCAATATGTATATAAAACGGAAAAAATACTCACCTAAAATTCCGGTTGGCCTAGTCCAAATTGCCGAGCCTTTCGTTTGACGCTTGCTATTGTTGGGAACTTTGTAAACAATGTCGTATACAACTTTcgagatcttgtttttgccTAAGGATTTTCTTTTCGTTGCAATTTGGGGTCACTATCTTCTTATAAGTTGATAGTCAAATCGTGTTTAGcttcatgcacggttgtagactaTATTTTCCAACTTATTTgcgacatctcgaacggagagGT
This sequence is a window from Uranotaenia lowii strain MFRU-FL chromosome 3, ASM2978415v1, whole genome shotgun sequence. Protein-coding genes within it:
- the LOC129750498 gene encoding transmembrane protease serine 9-like, which gives rise to MKTLVLLFAVLAVASSATYYDWSQYKRIEELDSFWEQLAPELQALRPTSSAGSRIVGGQEASPNQFPYQVAVLSIFGEAGGICGGTVLTNNFILSAAHCLRSGTTDATEGQVILGAHNRVINEPTQQRIDFGSFTIHESYIATFLRNDIATIRLATPATFTPQVQPINLPALSEQSRTFAGMVGWASGFGRTSDDNQFASNVVYYTTNPIMTNADCVAIWGSSLLIGAQNICLSAEGGRSVCNGDSGGPLAVREAIGSVQVGIASFVHANGCASGHPSGFVRVTHFLNWIATNSDVVLRQRQVLQKNRYHLLLVKTIKTIAPIECGQYFLHFIVGRSNRGELKRAIAATMFFRGLLLGVIVVTMVSKGSIVFAKPPARSLKSSTYFIKKLPFDLRMQSAVVPAIAGGVVANGKQFPFQVAILVNFPDGSGTLCGGVLISEEYLLSASHCLGGAIDGTVIVGTNTISFPGDPAGIEIPVTFHDMLVHPKYNPVDVTNDIAILRLPIVLKLSDRVKPIRLPSKSEAQMDLVGVEATVSGWGALGSEEYEEISEDIKLQLRFVSNPVISNEACEKVFPNMIHGFHVCVSGEHGRNACQGDSGGPLTAVINGQTTLIGVVSYGSIDGCENGFPAVYSRVGAYLDWISYHTNVPIGA
- the LOC129757685 gene encoding serine protease 1-like — encoded protein: MDARLVITCLLVALSASALGKSATIHKLPLAEDQHFSKEDVPNPFITGGEIVADGEIPYVVGIIMSLPTGTRWCGGTLISTNYVLTAANCFITGPSPATVLLGATNQTEPAEIIPATTLILHPEYEPGFFFNDIALLELSQPATVSPRVRPVRLPNWRQVFLSFQGQLASTSGWGHQWQNSNEILPLYDLRRVRMPVMSNAVCLLQQLGGITDFHICTSTELGSPCQGDQGGPLTVADPDGGSTLIGIFSSLPLFGCNSGWPAIFTRITPYLQWISERTGIVISNDFEY